Below is a window of Heteronotia binoei isolate CCM8104 ecotype False Entrance Well chromosome 14, APGP_CSIRO_Hbin_v1, whole genome shotgun sequence DNA.
TAAGTATCTGACTTtggagagcctggcacagcttcAGGATGATAAAAGGTCTGTACCTTTtgttcttactctctctctctggtgtgGTGTGTGTCTCAATTCGCTATTCTTTGCCTGAAGAGAAGAAAAGTGGATCTCTGGTGGCTAATGTGCTGAAGGATTTGAAACTGGGACCAGGGGAGCTCTCTGCTCGCAGAGCCCAGCTGGTTTCcaaaaacaataagcaatatttccAGCTGGATACCCATTCTGGGAATCTCTTTGTAAATGAAAAAATAGACAGAGAAGCTTTGTGTGGAGAGATGGAGACTTGCTTACTGTTGTCTGAAATTGTGCTCCAGAACCCCTTGAAGATATATAGTATTGAGATTCAGATAAAAGATGTGAATGACAATTCTCCTGAATTCTCTAAAAAGGAATTTGAATTAGCAGTTCCTGAGCATGTCCCTGCAAGTACTCGATTCCCCCTGGAATCTGCCCAAGATGCAGACTTGGGTGAAAACAGTATCCAGAACTACACTCTCAGCCCCAATGAGAATTTTCAGCTGGAAATACGAAGTGCCAGAGGTGGAAGGAAAAAATTGGACCTTGTTCTGGAGAAACCACTAGACAGGGAGAAGAAGGCTCAGTTTGTGCTGACTCTCATAGCAGTTGATGGAGGGGTGCCGCAGAGAACGGGAATAGTTCAAATAAAAATTAATGTACTGGACAACAATGATAACTTTCCTAAATTTACACAATCTGAATATGTAGTGGGGTTAAAGGAAAATAGCCCTAGAGGTACTCTGGTCTTGAAAGTAGAAGCCAGAGATTTAGATTTGGGTTCAAATGCACATGTCACCTACTCCTTCCATGAAGTGCCTGAGAAAATAAGCAATTTGTTCTACTTGCATCAGGAAACAGGGCAAATTACCATTCTGGGTCCAGTAGACTATGAAAAACAAACCAGCTTTGACATGGACATCAAAGCAACAGATGGAGGTGGTCTTTCAGGCCACTGCAAGGTCCTGGTGGAGATTGAGGATGAAAATGACAATGCACCTGAGATATCGATCATATCCATCACCAGCCCTTTGGTAGAAGATTCCCCCCTAGATACGCTGGTGGTGCTCTTCAGTGTCACAGACCGAGACTCCGGAGACAATGGCAGGACCTCCTGCTCTGTGGAGATGAACCTGCCCTTTCAACTAAAAACTACTGTGAATAATTATTATCAACTAGTGACGCAGACCCCGCTAGACAGAGAAAAAGTCCCTGAGTATAACATCACCATTACAAGTACAGATCGAGGCTCTCCCAGGCTTGTTTCCACTAGAATTATTAGTGTTGAGATCTCCGATGTGAATGACAACTCTCCAGTGTTTGAGAAGTCCAAGTATGAAATGCATGTGTGGGAAAACAATATTCCAGGCCTGCTGATGGGTTCAGTCCATGCTGTTGATCTGGACGAGGAGCAGAATGCCAAGGTGGCCTATTCTCTTGTGCCTGGAAATGCCAGTGGTGCTCCTGCGGCCTCCTATGTTTCCATCAACTCAGAGACTGGGAAtctttatct
It encodes the following:
- the LOC132582157 gene encoding protocadherin beta-16-like isoform X17; protein product: MIKGLYLLFLLSLSGVVCVSIRYSLPEEKKSGSLVANVLKDLKLGPGELSARRAQLVSKNNKQYFQLDTHSGNLFVNEKIDREALCGEMETCLLLSEIVLQNPLKIYSIEIQIKDVNDNSPEFSKKEFELAVPEHVPASTRFPLESAQDADLGENSIQNYTLSPNENFQLEIRSARGGRKKLDLVLEKPLDREKKAQFVLTLIAVDGGVPQRTGIVQIKINVLDNNDNFPKFTQSEYVVGLKENSPRGTLVLKVEARDLDLGSNAHVTYSFHEVPEKISNLFYLHQETGQITILGPVDYEKQTSFDMDIKATDGGGLSGHCKVLVEIEDENDNAPEISIISITSPLVEDSPLDTLVVLFSVTDRDSGDNGRTSCSVEMNLPFQLKTTVNNYYQLVTQTPLDREKVPEYNITITSTDRGSPRLVSTRIISVEISDVNDNSPVFEKSKYEMHVWENNIPGLLMGSVHAVDLDEEQNAKVAYSLVPGNASGAPAASYVSINSETGNLYLLRSLDYEQIKEFQVTVRASDGGSPPLSSEVVVRVVILDENDNAPFFLYPLQNSTSPCNELVPKSVEAGYLVAKVVAVDGDSGQNSWLSYELLKATDPGLFSIGAQNGEVKTRRPLTERDTNKQRLIILVRDNGHPPQSSTATLNILPVDGFSDPYLNIASVSQEASEKDGSLTMYLVICLAAVSFVFLICIIVFVVIKIYKKESSFITALPQFPPALPEIPETGIDSQSGSLSRTYHYDVCLTGGSLTSDFRFLRPLIPVFSMGDPNVSENHRISSISQETPEQADGQKQLEQARGAVSEDAAARSGGPSCTGNQPITANANIGQNDWLSYQ